In Mobula birostris isolate sMobBir1 chromosome 2, sMobBir1.hap1, whole genome shotgun sequence, the genomic stretch ggaagtggatggagagaggaaggggtgagtatggggagagggggaagtggatggagagaggaaggggtgggtatggggagagggggaagtggatggagagaggaaggggtgagtatggggagagggggaagtggatggggagaggaaggggtgagtatggggagagggggaagtggatggggagaggaaggggtgagtatggggagaggaaagggtgagtatggggagagggggagagggggaagtggatggagagaggaaggggtgagtatggggagagggggaagtggatggagagaggaaggggtgagtatggggagagggggaagtggATGGGGAGGCAAAGGGGTGAgtatggggagagggggaagtggatggggagaggaaggggtgggtatggggagagggggaagtggatggagagaggaaggggtgagtatggggagagggggaagtggATGGGGAAAGGAATGGGTGAGAGGGGGTTGAGAGAGGGGCGAGAGTTTACCGGTCACTCACCAAATTGACATTGAACAGGTGGATCTTCCTCTGTGCTCTGAGCTGGTGACTTTCTCCTGCAGGTGAGCGAAGAGGGGACAAGAGATCTGGTCGGGGGGATGCGTGTGGCCCAGGGTCTCCTGAATGGCCACATGGACCTGGATGAGGGCTTGGTCTTGGCCTTCATCGTGCTGCTGTGCCTGCTGCTCTTGGTCATGATCGTCCGCTGTGCCCGGATGGTAATCGACCCATACAGCGCCATCCCCACCTCCACCTGGCAGGAGGAGCAGATCAACAACTGACCCTccgtgggggaggtgggggatgtATTCTCAGACCTTTGGCCTGGACGTCtcctccccccatcccccccGAGCTGCACTCCCACAGTCGGGCCGGCGCTGATCGAACTGGATTGCAGGAGGGTTTCCAATTGATGTACGTGGCCCCTCTCTCTCATCCCGTCCATCTCCATCCCCTCCACCCCCCTCCTCATGGAAACAAGCTCTTCGGCCGAACCCGTCCAAGGTGTCCATCCAAGCCAGTCCCATTTGTTCATGCTTGGCCCACATccaaaacctttcctgtccatgtacctgtccatatccctctaaacctttcctgtccgtgtacctgtccgtatccctctaaacctttcctatccgtgtacctgttcgtatccctctaaacctttcctatccgtgtacctgtccgtgtgattttaactgttgttcCTGTACAGCCCGTTCCACATTCTAACCACcctttgagtaaagaagttgcACAAGTCCCCGTTAAAACTTTACCCTCTCAAACCTGCTCCCTCTGGTCTGATGCGCCCCTACCCTGTGGAAATGACTGTGACCACACACCTTATCTGTACCCATTATCATTGTACGACCTTCTATAACATCACCCTTCGACCTCCTTTGCCCCATGGGGAACTGTCCCAGCCTGTCCAGTCTCCCCATGTAACTCAGTCCCCCCAGTCCCGGTTACATCCTCGTGaatcctttctccccctctccaggaatgacatccttcctgcagctgggtgaccagaattgcacacggAACTCTGAGTGCGGTCTCACTAACGGCTTGTGCAACTTTAGCATGATTCCCGATTCCTGTACTCACTCC encodes the following:
- the LOC140211547 gene encoding cortexin domain-containing 1 protein-like; the protein is MRVAQGLLNGHMDLDEGLVLAFIVLLCLLLLVMIVRCARMVIDPYSAIPTSTWQEEQINN